In Bacillus sp. SB49, a single window of DNA contains:
- a CDS encoding S8 family serine peptidase, which produces MKSRKLWAILIVLAAVCFGSSHVMAEEDASVKLIVKYKDRVTTQSTDPVFPLDVVETDKRNWKEKKEDLEQDPDVEYVELDAKVYSQGAPNDTFYPDQQVTFQRMNVIKAWNLYKDASDAEPVVAVVDSGVNASHPDLKGQVIKGTNLLESGQNPTDHYGHGTHVAGLIGAVTNNKTGVASLSKGDVRIMPVKMMEENEGSVSDLIDGIEYAVDHDADIINLSLGTYTYRSSLEEAVQYAVEHGVLVVAAAGNDEKNDTLYPAAFDQVVAVGSYDLNKKEKASFSNYGADIDVVTPGTDLISTYLQDDYEYMEGTSMSTGHVSSLAAMVKNQAPFLTGQQTKRLIEQSASPVAGAYDLGNGMIDAEKTLAQIKESHRISGATAVDTAVEISKQGWNELQQQSLMVDGRKQEGKFVILATAKDFPDSLAVSPLASYLNSPVLLEKKDRLSSTVAKELKRLGATDVIMVGGTVAVHPDVEKDLKEAGYRVHRIKGADRYETAIAVNELIPYDTNKAFVVSGQEFPDALSAAGYSGMKQYPIIYVKQNKIPESARSYLEDLGITKAYIVGGTNPVSNEVEKELEALSPYRISGATRYETNEAMHRTFGNKQADTLYFTTGRNFPDAMAVTPLAVQSNSPVLLTNQNKWTTMERSMKLFGERADYHIIGGSEAISIPLAWKIDRVLIN; this is translated from the coding sequence ATGAAATCTAGAAAACTATGGGCAATTCTCATTGTCCTTGCAGCGGTTTGTTTTGGAAGCAGTCACGTCATGGCGGAAGAGGATGCGTCTGTTAAGCTGATCGTTAAATACAAGGACAGGGTTACGACTCAGTCGACAGATCCGGTATTTCCTCTGGATGTAGTGGAAACGGACAAACGAAATTGGAAAGAGAAGAAAGAAGACCTTGAGCAGGATCCAGATGTGGAGTATGTGGAGCTTGATGCGAAAGTGTACTCGCAGGGTGCTCCAAATGATACGTTCTACCCCGATCAACAGGTAACCTTTCAGAGAATGAATGTAATAAAGGCTTGGAACCTTTATAAAGACGCTTCCGATGCAGAGCCTGTAGTCGCCGTCGTCGATTCAGGTGTGAACGCGTCCCACCCTGATTTAAAGGGACAGGTAATTAAAGGGACCAACCTTTTGGAAAGTGGTCAGAATCCAACAGACCATTATGGTCACGGAACACATGTAGCGGGGTTAATAGGTGCAGTTACGAACAATAAGACAGGAGTTGCTTCTTTATCAAAAGGTGATGTCAGAATTATGCCTGTCAAGATGATGGAAGAGAACGAAGGGAGCGTATCAGACCTTATTGATGGTATTGAGTATGCAGTTGATCACGATGCAGACATCATCAACTTGAGCCTCGGTACATATACCTACCGCTCTTCTTTGGAAGAGGCTGTCCAATATGCCGTCGAACATGGGGTGCTTGTCGTCGCTGCAGCCGGAAATGATGAGAAGAACGATACGCTTTATCCAGCGGCATTCGATCAGGTAGTCGCGGTTGGAAGCTACGACCTGAACAAGAAAGAAAAGGCCTCGTTCTCGAATTATGGTGCCGATATCGATGTCGTTACACCGGGAACGGATTTAATCAGTACATATTTGCAAGACGATTACGAATATATGGAAGGAACAAGCATGTCCACCGGCCATGTAAGCAGTCTGGCAGCTATGGTAAAGAATCAAGCTCCTTTCCTGACCGGACAACAGACGAAGCGTCTCATCGAACAGTCGGCATCCCCGGTAGCCGGTGCGTATGATTTAGGGAATGGGATGATTGATGCAGAGAAGACGCTCGCTCAGATTAAAGAATCTCACAGAATCTCAGGCGCCACCGCTGTCGATACGGCTGTCGAAATATCTAAACAGGGTTGGAATGAGCTTCAGCAGCAATCCTTGATGGTGGATGGACGTAAACAGGAAGGTAAATTTGTCATCCTCGCAACAGCCAAAGATTTTCCGGACAGCCTTGCTGTATCACCACTCGCCTCCTACTTGAACAGCCCGGTTCTACTGGAGAAGAAAGATAGATTATCTTCAACTGTTGCGAAGGAATTGAAGCGTCTCGGGGCAACCGATGTGATCATGGTAGGTGGTACCGTTGCTGTCCATCCGGATGTTGAGAAGGATTTGAAGGAAGCGGGATACCGAGTTCATCGCATCAAAGGTGCCGATCGTTACGAAACAGCGATTGCTGTCAATGAGCTGATTCCTTATGACACCAATAAAGCATTCGTTGTTTCAGGTCAGGAATTTCCGGACGCTCTTTCTGCTGCTGGGTACAGTGGGATGAAGCAGTATCCGATTATTTATGTGAAACAAAACAAGATCCCGGAGAGCGCCCGATCCTACTTGGAAGACCTGGGTATTACGAAAGCCTATATTGTCGGTGGAACGAATCCGGTTTCCAACGAGGTGGAAAAGGAACTGGAGGCTCTCAGCCCTTATCGGATATCGGGTGCCACACGTTATGAAACGAATGAAGCCATGCATCGCACCTTTGGAAATAAGCAGGCAGATACCCTCTATTTTACGACAGGTAGAAACTTCCCTGATGCCATGGCGGTGACGCCGCTTGCCGTCCAATCGAACAGCCCTGTCCTTTTGACGAACCAAAATAAGTGGACGACTATGGAACGCAGTATGAAGTTATTCGGAGAGCGCGCCGACTACCATATTATCGGCGGTTCAGAAGCAATCAGCATACCTTTGGCATGGAAAATCGACCGGGTTCTAATAAATTAG
- a CDS encoding cell wall-binding repeat-containing protein: MSNKKNMKKKALSVLASAAIVASSFAGVSTYSPGAVQAETKAPKTFNTLLNQEEVLKLANNEAATQELVIIGNGKTDATKQLEKLGVKVKQNHKNYGYLADVPTNKILDVVKLDSVRTVGENAKVELAPLEPKELNADKQSAVDPKADVTPDQLETHPATGVDEIQDKFSGEGIRVGIIDSGPDPGHESFTEQPDDADFAETRKFGDSKITEVRDYTISDFHAANTGVYPLEDKYAEYLENEPYGYFSEGDVVFMEIPEELEDAFSLDEINPDGEDAYFGSTHFNALADLNGDGSEEVDEDGNPVMDNFGVLLVGDEVYIDTDIDGDFTDETAYKDGEAGTFDVDVTDETVGANFRVNDMNRYEEDFGIKTVNLFTDLNGHGSHVAGISAADGPLRSNAYGAVAGEGVAPGADIVGMRVFQEDGGAYTWSIQTAMIDAALPESEGGFGVDVANLSLGSSPDLNDGTGSYGELMTLLSDDFDIVFVTSAGNAGPGIDTVGSPGDVGSVISVGAYINSEMWAKEYNNFPYGKDKDGNPLDGEGLWYFSSVGPNEAGDQKPDIVAPGSAYAAQPVHQYQAEGQTAYDVLQGTSMSAPYVAGAVAVLKSAAEKDRMPFDYELAREALIQTARELDGYDRAQQGGGLIDVPAAYEYMRDNFISEVKDVDVTVFHGEKVAGGPGLYVRNKDIPETVEVLVHNTSDEAKKLEVKASDDWFTPSVKEVSLGAGEYKYITVNYDAEKLKTGVNAGTLTFDDPSTPYVEARSAQTIVTGYEFTKENKHRFRATDEVQAAQTKGYTFDVDSGVSELRFTLDAVTEGGEEQARVRLMVFDPDGVQVNVPSTGYAGYDGKDLDEYVASSPKQGVWEVHVYGATNPEQGKEMNKYTLDAVAQDFVSEPGRIDLGKVSSSEKIDKEVTFTNYMKDAKDVKFETVGFTGPIKDTIKGTVKQDTEASQVDGEVIDIDIENNVSLSVDVAPAAPADLDLFLFRDGELVAASASASDSEAFSVKGLPDGQYQIAVDYFGTGTASVDYTLNMTEEKVLSYDSEEKGEGSVKAGKDAAKVDVGQSVTVPVSITTPEKSIKGYSALYMVDKATDEVLDLVPITTDADIVQVLSGKERVGTAIEISKELYPDGGADTVIVTTGFNFPDALSAGPLASAAEAPIIPVNSKGKLTDAALKEIKRLGAKNVYLLGGEGAVSKEVFSQLNTISIASDKVERLSGDTRYETNLAIADELQNSFGFEGNGVFLATGKNYADALSAASLAGAEGMPIVLTDGKKLSKEAMAILEDEDVYVVGGTGVISDDLVNQVDKKALSVERLSGTNRYGTLVSLLKEFGPNTGELYVASGRNYPDALAAAPLVTGNGGSLLLVDPEKLPKELDAYLTKYVYTTDVTSVTVLGGDGAVSPAVKEALQKKVTE; this comes from the coding sequence GTGTCAAATAAGAAGAATATGAAGAAAAAAGCGCTGTCCGTCCTAGCCAGTGCGGCGATCGTAGCTTCTTCCTTTGCCGGAGTCAGTACATATAGTCCGGGAGCAGTACAGGCAGAAACGAAGGCTCCGAAGACGTTCAACACGCTGTTGAACCAGGAAGAAGTCCTGAAGCTTGCAAATAATGAAGCAGCTACACAGGAACTCGTAATCATCGGTAACGGGAAAACGGATGCTACGAAACAGTTGGAGAAGCTTGGCGTAAAAGTCAAACAAAATCATAAGAACTATGGTTATTTAGCCGATGTACCGACAAACAAAATATTGGATGTCGTCAAACTAGATTCCGTCCGTACGGTCGGAGAGAATGCTAAAGTGGAGCTTGCACCACTGGAGCCGAAGGAACTGAATGCCGATAAACAGAGTGCAGTCGATCCAAAAGCAGATGTCACTCCGGATCAATTGGAAACGCATCCAGCGACAGGGGTCGATGAAATTCAGGATAAGTTCAGCGGAGAAGGAATCCGTGTAGGGATCATTGACTCCGGTCCCGATCCAGGGCATGAGTCCTTCACAGAACAGCCGGATGACGCTGATTTTGCAGAAACAAGAAAGTTCGGTGACTCTAAGATAACTGAGGTCCGAGATTATACGATCTCTGATTTTCACGCAGCAAACACTGGTGTTTATCCCCTTGAAGACAAATACGCCGAATATCTGGAGAATGAACCATACGGTTATTTCTCAGAAGGTGATGTCGTCTTCATGGAAATTCCAGAAGAATTAGAAGATGCGTTTTCCTTGGATGAAATCAATCCAGATGGAGAAGATGCCTATTTCGGTAGCACCCATTTTAATGCGCTTGCAGACTTGAATGGGGATGGAAGCGAAGAAGTAGATGAAGACGGCAATCCTGTGATGGACAACTTCGGGGTGCTGCTTGTCGGTGATGAAGTGTACATCGATACAGATATCGACGGAGACTTCACGGACGAAACGGCTTATAAAGATGGTGAAGCAGGTACGTTCGATGTTGATGTGACAGACGAAACGGTCGGTGCCAACTTCCGAGTAAACGATATGAACCGTTATGAGGAAGACTTCGGCATTAAAACGGTCAACCTGTTTACGGACTTGAACGGCCACGGTTCTCACGTAGCAGGTATTTCCGCAGCGGATGGACCGCTACGCTCTAACGCGTATGGAGCAGTTGCAGGAGAAGGTGTCGCACCGGGGGCAGATATTGTCGGTATGCGTGTTTTCCAAGAAGACGGCGGTGCCTACACATGGAGCATACAAACGGCCATGATTGATGCGGCTCTACCGGAATCAGAAGGTGGGTTCGGCGTCGATGTTGCAAACTTAAGTCTCGGGTCTTCCCCTGACTTGAACGATGGTACAGGAAGCTACGGCGAGTTGATGACGCTGCTTTCCGATGATTTCGACATCGTTTTCGTCACATCTGCCGGTAATGCAGGTCCGGGGATCGACACGGTCGGGTCTCCCGGGGATGTAGGCAGTGTTATTTCTGTAGGGGCTTATATCAACTCGGAGATGTGGGCGAAAGAATATAACAACTTCCCATATGGAAAAGATAAAGATGGCAATCCACTTGATGGGGAAGGCTTATGGTACTTCTCATCTGTCGGACCGAACGAAGCCGGTGATCAGAAGCCGGATATCGTAGCACCTGGTTCTGCTTATGCCGCCCAGCCGGTTCACCAATATCAAGCAGAAGGCCAGACAGCATATGATGTCCTGCAGGGTACTAGTATGTCAGCGCCGTACGTCGCAGGTGCTGTGGCCGTTCTGAAGTCAGCGGCAGAGAAAGATCGTATGCCTTTTGATTACGAGCTTGCTCGTGAAGCATTGATCCAGACGGCGAGAGAGCTGGATGGTTATGATCGTGCTCAACAGGGTGGCGGCTTGATTGATGTGCCGGCTGCTTATGAGTATATGCGCGATAACTTCATCAGTGAAGTGAAGGATGTCGATGTCACTGTATTCCACGGCGAGAAAGTCGCCGGCGGACCAGGCCTATATGTCCGTAACAAAGACATCCCTGAAACAGTGGAAGTTCTTGTCCACAACACATCCGATGAAGCGAAGAAGTTGGAAGTGAAAGCTTCTGATGATTGGTTTACGCCTTCTGTTAAAGAGGTTTCTCTTGGTGCAGGAGAGTATAAGTATATTACGGTCAATTATGATGCCGAGAAGCTGAAGACGGGCGTCAACGCCGGAACGCTTACATTTGACGATCCTTCTACACCATACGTAGAAGCGCGCAGTGCCCAGACGATCGTTACAGGGTATGAGTTCACAAAAGAGAACAAGCACCGCTTCCGCGCGACGGATGAAGTGCAGGCCGCTCAAACAAAAGGATATACATTTGATGTAGATTCCGGTGTGAGTGAGCTTCGTTTCACGCTTGATGCCGTAACGGAGGGTGGCGAAGAGCAGGCGAGAGTCCGTCTTATGGTCTTTGATCCGGATGGAGTTCAAGTAAATGTACCTTCTACCGGCTATGCCGGCTATGACGGGAAGGACTTGGATGAATATGTCGCCTCTTCTCCTAAGCAAGGGGTTTGGGAAGTACATGTATACGGTGCAACCAATCCTGAACAAGGGAAAGAAATGAATAAATATACGTTGGATGCCGTTGCTCAGGACTTTGTCAGTGAGCCGGGACGTATAGATTTAGGTAAAGTTTCTTCTTCCGAGAAGATAGATAAAGAAGTTACTTTCACGAACTACATGAAGGATGCAAAAGACGTTAAATTTGAAACGGTCGGATTCACAGGACCGATCAAAGACACGATTAAGGGAACAGTGAAGCAGGATACGGAAGCATCCCAGGTGGATGGAGAAGTTATCGATATTGATATCGAGAACAACGTGTCTCTAAGTGTGGATGTTGCCCCGGCTGCCCCGGCTGATTTGGACTTGTTCCTATTCCGCGACGGAGAACTGGTAGCAGCCAGTGCGAGTGCTTCGGATAGTGAAGCTTTCTCTGTTAAAGGACTTCCGGATGGACAATACCAGATTGCTGTTGACTACTTCGGTACAGGTACCGCTTCTGTCGATTACACCTTGAATATGACAGAAGAAAAAGTCCTATCCTATGATTCCGAGGAGAAGGGTGAAGGATCCGTAAAAGCAGGGAAAGACGCTGCGAAAGTGGACGTTGGACAATCTGTAACGGTTCCTGTCTCCATTACGACACCGGAGAAATCCATCAAAGGATACTCCGCGCTTTACATGGTGGACAAAGCGACAGATGAAGTGCTCGATCTCGTTCCAATTACGACAGATGCGGATATTGTACAAGTGCTGTCCGGAAAAGAACGGGTAGGAACAGCTATTGAAATTTCTAAGGAACTTTATCCTGATGGCGGTGCAGATACAGTCATCGTAACCACAGGATTTAACTTCCCGGATGCTCTTTCTGCCGGACCACTAGCTTCCGCAGCAGAAGCACCGATCATACCGGTAAACAGTAAAGGTAAATTAACAGATGCAGCCCTTAAGGAAATCAAACGCCTTGGTGCGAAGAACGTGTATCTGTTAGGCGGTGAAGGTGCGGTTTCTAAAGAAGTGTTCAGCCAATTGAACACGATCAGCATCGCATCTGATAAGGTTGAACGTTTGTCAGGTGACACCCGTTATGAAACAAACCTTGCGATCGCAGATGAGCTGCAGAATTCCTTTGGATTCGAAGGCAACGGTGTCTTCCTTGCTACAGGTAAGAACTATGCAGACGCGTTAAGTGCCGCTTCTCTTGCCGGAGCAGAAGGAATGCCGATCGTCTTGACAGATGGTAAGAAGCTGTCTAAAGAAGCAATGGCCATCCTGGAAGATGAAGATGTCTATGTTGTCGGTGGAACTGGTGTTATCTCGGATGACCTGGTGAATCAAGTCGACAAGAAGGCTCTTTCCGTGGAACGCCTGTCCGGCACGAACCGTTACGGTACGCTTGTATCGCTGTTGAAAGAGTTCGGACCGAATACTGGTGAATTGTATGTGGCAAGCGGACGAAACTATCCGGACGCTCTCGCAGCAGCACCACTGGTAACAGGTAATGGAGGTTCGCTTCTATTGGTCGATCCAGAGAAGCTTCCTAAAGAATTGGATGCTTATTTGACGAAATACGTCTATACGACTGATGTTACATCCGTAACCGTTCTTGGTGGAGACGGCGCTGTCAGCCCGGCAGTTAAAGAAGCTCTACAGAAGAAAGTTACAGAATAA
- a CDS encoding acyl-CoA dehydrogenase family protein, which yields MHLRLTDEQEMVRKTIRKFVEKELIPLENDVLRNEREGKPSLPAGKLEELQQKAKDAGFWGINTPEEYGGADLGQMMLAIVMMEVSRTFVPFQFGGSADNILYYGNEEQKEKYLLPTINGEKKSCFAMTEPGAGSDTRNIRMTAVKDGDDWVLNGEKTFITGGNEADFVMVIAITDKELHQTSNGREGVTCFIADRDMGWKSEYIHTMGEWGPAGLVFDNVRVPEENILGELHKGYDLGLEWIGFARWIVGARAVGAAERLLNMAIDYANERETFGKPISTRQAIQWQIADSAVEIEAAKWLVLNAAFTLDQGEDNRHYASMAKLYGANMGNNVIDRVLQIHGGMGYTKELPIERWYREARLWRIYDGTDEIQRLIISRNLLKGHVKIG from the coding sequence ATGCATTTACGTTTGACCGATGAACAGGAAATGGTCAGAAAAACAATACGAAAATTTGTGGAGAAAGAATTGATACCTCTTGAAAATGATGTGCTTAGAAATGAACGGGAAGGAAAGCCCAGTCTTCCTGCCGGGAAATTGGAGGAGCTGCAGCAGAAAGCGAAGGATGCCGGGTTCTGGGGCATAAATACCCCTGAAGAATATGGAGGAGCTGACCTCGGTCAGATGATGCTCGCCATCGTCATGATGGAGGTTTCCCGCACGTTCGTTCCGTTTCAGTTCGGTGGTTCTGCAGACAATATTCTTTACTATGGGAACGAAGAGCAGAAGGAGAAATACCTGCTCCCTACCATCAATGGAGAGAAGAAATCCTGCTTTGCCATGACAGAACCGGGGGCGGGATCGGATACGAGGAACATAAGGATGACGGCCGTGAAAGATGGAGACGACTGGGTGTTAAACGGGGAGAAAACATTCATCACTGGTGGAAACGAAGCGGATTTCGTCATGGTCATCGCCATCACGGACAAAGAGCTTCACCAAACGTCCAACGGAAGGGAAGGAGTCACCTGCTTTATCGCTGACCGTGATATGGGGTGGAAGTCTGAATATATTCACACGATGGGAGAATGGGGACCGGCGGGGCTTGTTTTCGACAATGTACGTGTCCCGGAAGAAAATATTCTCGGTGAACTTCATAAAGGATACGATCTCGGCTTGGAATGGATTGGCTTCGCCCGCTGGATCGTTGGAGCACGGGCGGTCGGCGCAGCAGAACGTCTTCTCAATATGGCAATCGACTACGCCAATGAGCGGGAAACCTTTGGTAAGCCGATTTCAACGAGACAGGCGATCCAGTGGCAGATTGCTGATTCCGCAGTAGAGATTGAAGCGGCGAAGTGGCTGGTGTTAAACGCTGCGTTCACCCTGGATCAGGGGGAAGATAACAGACATTATGCTTCGATGGCCAAACTGTATGGGGCTAACATGGGAAACAACGTTATCGACCGCGTCTTACAGATCCATGGCGGCATGGGGTATACGAAGGAACTGCCGATTGAGCGCTGGTACAGAGAAGCGAGGCTTTGGAGGATTTACGACGGAACAGATGAAATTCAAAGGCTGATCATATCTCGAAATTTACTTAAAGGGCATGTGAAAATTGGATAA
- a CDS encoding DUF2334 domain-containing protein has translation MSRFLTILFIWSVLLLSTLITGTVAAEEVQPSILVVYSSTQEDPGPNIHRLDMVAGHFTKDVRIVAANDLNESHIKEATHLIYFGEVKLKIPKEVKEYINQFPGKIIAFGHNYEQFRPFHFINHQGTVQVDQYTVTNQDNHTLPLPEKREISDIKNSDATKEWITAGRHYPLLLQKGDYYYYAADELTLDDMIVFGEVLHYILEIDHLKEHPAYFRLEDVHPLLDPKLLKDSAHVLLENDIPFMISVTPVYVNPKTGERYRLSDAPDLLQVLKDLQSQGAAIVLHGYTDQACSLPTGSGFEFIGCEEDSQLPKEVIEERIRKGTEELVLHGLEPVSFESSHYMIPQNGYESVRPFFTLYTGQLQLSDDNWRIMDESPFLTTPSFLKGIALIPETLRYKKHAQSSIEDMERRIHQLSAARDSVMSAFYHPYLGPDGLEEMIATMNDVPTIAWKDISQQAELTWKKKGVVLAEHHEQKPVPEQPKATIFSILASVPWSGLIIGFSSAVMIIVISFIQKSRWRKYDQ, from the coding sequence GTGTCTCGTTTTCTAACTATTCTTTTTATATGGAGCGTTCTACTCCTCAGCACATTGATAACAGGAACTGTAGCAGCTGAAGAAGTGCAGCCAAGCATTCTTGTCGTCTATTCATCGACTCAAGAGGATCCGGGACCAAACATTCACCGCTTGGATATGGTAGCTGGTCATTTTACCAAGGACGTTCGAATCGTTGCAGCCAATGATTTAAATGAATCCCATATAAAAGAGGCAACCCACCTGATTTACTTCGGCGAAGTGAAGTTGAAAATTCCAAAAGAGGTAAAGGAATACATAAATCAATTCCCAGGTAAAATAATTGCTTTTGGTCATAACTACGAACAATTCAGGCCTTTTCATTTCATTAATCATCAAGGAACAGTCCAAGTGGACCAATATACAGTCACAAATCAGGATAACCATACTCTTCCACTTCCAGAGAAAAGAGAGATTTCCGACATTAAGAATTCGGATGCAACGAAGGAATGGATTACAGCGGGAAGACACTATCCTCTTCTCCTTCAAAAAGGAGACTATTATTATTATGCTGCCGACGAATTGACCCTCGATGACATGATAGTTTTCGGGGAAGTACTTCACTATATTCTAGAAATCGATCACCTAAAGGAGCATCCTGCTTATTTCCGATTAGAAGACGTCCATCCCCTTCTCGATCCGAAATTGTTGAAAGATTCGGCTCACGTCCTCCTGGAGAACGATATTCCCTTTATGATTTCTGTCACTCCTGTGTACGTTAATCCAAAAACAGGAGAGCGCTACCGATTATCAGATGCTCCCGATCTCCTTCAAGTTTTAAAGGACCTTCAATCCCAGGGGGCAGCTATCGTCTTACACGGATATACAGATCAGGCATGTTCTCTTCCAACAGGTAGCGGATTCGAATTCATAGGCTGTGAAGAAGACTCCCAACTTCCAAAAGAAGTAATTGAAGAACGGATCAGAAAAGGAACCGAAGAGTTGGTATTACATGGTTTGGAGCCTGTTTCTTTTGAATCTTCCCATTATATGATTCCACAAAACGGGTATGAGAGTGTCCGTCCTTTCTTTACTCTTTATACGGGCCAACTGCAATTAAGCGATGACAATTGGAGAATCATGGACGAGTCCCCTTTCCTCACCACCCCATCATTCTTGAAAGGAATCGCTCTTATTCCGGAGACGCTGCGATACAAGAAACATGCCCAGTCTTCCATTGAAGATATGGAACGGAGAATTCACCAGTTGTCCGCAGCCAGAGACAGCGTAATGAGTGCCTTCTACCACCCTTACCTCGGTCCTGATGGTTTAGAAGAAATGATTGCAACTATGAACGACGTTCCAACTATTGCGTGGAAGGATATTAGTCAACAGGCAGAATTAACATGGAAGAAGAAGGGTGTTGTTCTGGCTGAACATCACGAGCAAAAACCTGTGCCGGAGCAACCTAAAGCAACCATTTTCTCCATCCTTGCATCTGTGCCTTGGAGCGGACTGATCATCGGGTTTTCATCAGCAGTTATGATAATAGTTATCTCATTTATACAAAAGAGCAGATGGCGAAAATACGATCAGTAA
- a CDS encoding tyrosine-protein phosphatase: protein MIDLHCHILPGIDDGASHMEESLEMARAALKQGIETVVAAPHHQTSEYYNEPQQIIEQCRKLNERLYEEGIDLTVLPGQEVRLHEEFIKELEQGMVLPINEKSGYLYVEFPENTVPHYAKQMLYDMQMAGYKPVIVHPERNRTLREQPDLLYHFVKNGAFTQLSAGSLVGRFGRDSQKFAYQIIEHNLGHVIASDAHDSKKRGFFLKEAYDKVGKKFGTDMMYQFMENAHVVLDGEMVFTNPPERIRVKKRLGLF, encoded by the coding sequence ATGATCGATTTACACTGTCATATACTTCCAGGTATAGATGACGGAGCAAGCCACATGGAAGAAAGTCTTGAAATGGCCCGAGCAGCACTTAAGCAGGGTATCGAGACGGTTGTAGCTGCACCGCATCACCAAACATCTGAGTATTATAACGAACCACAACAGATCATAGAACAATGCAGGAAATTAAATGAACGTTTATATGAAGAGGGAATAGACCTTACTGTTCTGCCTGGACAAGAAGTTCGGCTCCACGAGGAATTCATAAAAGAGCTGGAGCAGGGAATGGTTCTTCCGATAAATGAAAAAAGCGGGTATTTATATGTAGAGTTTCCGGAGAATACTGTTCCGCATTATGCCAAGCAGATGCTCTACGACATGCAGATGGCGGGATATAAGCCTGTGATTGTCCACCCTGAACGGAACCGTACACTTCGGGAACAGCCGGACCTGCTCTATCACTTTGTTAAAAACGGCGCGTTCACGCAGTTATCAGCCGGGAGTCTTGTCGGGAGATTCGGCAGGGATTCCCAAAAGTTTGCTTATCAGATCATTGAACATAACCTTGGACACGTCATCGCCTCCGATGCTCATGACTCGAAGAAACGGGGGTTCTTCCTGAAAGAGGCGTATGATAAAGTAGGGAAGAAATTCGGAACGGATATGATGTATCAATTCATGGAGAACGCCCATGTCGTACTGGACGGAGAAATGGTCTTCACCAATCCACCGGAGCGCATCCGTGTGAAGAAGCGGCTGGGTTTATTCTAA
- a CDS encoding YetF domain-containing protein, which translates to MSTVELILRLLLAFTTLLLLTRLMGRKEISQMTFFNFVSAISVGTIGASLAIDSTLSVRNGIIALLAWSVFTVLLGYLDLKSKPIREVMNGQPIILIKDGKIEKNALKKARLDLDALRVLLRKKNAFAVAEVDMAVFEIDGTVSVLKYQQNRTATKRDTGTPPIRKVYPAPTTLIADGRKIEYNLKELGITEQWLDARLADSGVQDIKNVYYAEVQEDGKLHVDCSE; encoded by the coding sequence ATGTCTACTGTGGAACTTATCCTCAGGCTGTTACTTGCCTTTACGACGTTACTTCTTCTTACAAGGTTGATGGGGAGGAAAGAGATATCCCAGATGACTTTCTTTAATTTCGTTTCGGCAATCTCTGTCGGCACAATAGGAGCTTCACTTGCCATTGATTCTACCCTGAGTGTTCGGAACGGCATCATCGCTCTTCTTGCATGGAGTGTCTTTACCGTTCTGCTCGGTTATTTGGATCTCAAGTCAAAGCCTATCAGGGAAGTGATGAACGGGCAGCCCATCATCTTGATTAAAGATGGAAAGATAGAAAAAAATGCCTTAAAGAAAGCACGCCTGGATTTGGATGCGCTGCGGGTATTGCTGAGGAAAAAGAATGCATTTGCGGTCGCTGAGGTTGACATGGCTGTGTTTGAAATCGACGGTACGGTTTCTGTCCTGAAATACCAGCAGAATAGAACGGCTACGAAAAGGGATACCGGTACTCCACCAATCAGAAAAGTGTACCCTGCGCCGACGACTTTAATAGCAGATGGAAGAAAGATTGAATACAATTTGAAAGAATTGGGCATTACAGAGCAGTGGCTGGATGCAAGGTTGGCAGACAGTGGTGTGCAGGACATAAAAAATGTCTATTATGCAGAAGTACAGGAAGATGGAAAACTCCATGTAGATTGCAGCGAATGA